Proteins from one Halogeometricum sp. S1BR25-6 genomic window:
- a CDS encoding bacterio-opsin activator domain-containing protein, whose protein sequence is MTSSSASILDTSSVVLVGTSDWLGQFATLLETRTTATVQRVETKADALAAFRNRTTDCLVTEYALGETTGLELLREIRTETTVFPVIVGAASGSEAIASEAIGAGVTDYVALTDSSERMAAELLDRTERAIRTTQRSITRSDRARQFDAIFNDSQTATWVLDPDGSLARVNQTAREMIDEDVEAVVGEPFWTLPWWSQTDTTEAEVHRIIDDAFDGAFGNVVVSQSSRLDDPRVIDLSVRPVENERGDLVSIVVEGVDITERVTLEQDLRRSEELHRVTLNNMTDTVLITDETGEYTYVCPNVHFIFGYTAAEIRELGTIDELLGEDLFDREDLAAEGVLKNIETTATDKAGREHTLLVNVREVSIQDGTLLFSCREITKRKQREEALATLQETARDFLYAETHREIAHHIVDDASGVLNLDASAVYLFDADANDLEPVAYSETMRELNGPLPTVHADGATLPSYSFVEDEALFFDDVHDAERLENPATDLRSVTYIPLGNHGVFVAGSSEVGVFDDVTRELADLLAATAEAALDRVSRESRLREQDRTLHAQNEQLTALNRTNETIREIDQAIVQAETREEIDHTVCELLTADDRFRFAWIGTIDSTTGTVEPRAWAGADQGYLDSRSFTIAASGTDPAGRTAATGEVTMVSNVAAGLREEAWRKDALARDYLSVLSIPLVYNDLTHGLLTVYAPTRDAFDDTAKAVLAELGETIASALSAIERKNALLTTSMTRVEFAVDDSAFVLSRLAKDAACTLSYQGGVQQSTEGSYVFVTVEDASLEDVADAASQLVAIDDVQRISTDRDGGVLRVRLTQPFLALELADHGAVFREATADPTTTTLVIDIPNSSDVRTITQLVRETFSGVELRSKRTLDQSVEHDLYSTFLEKLTDRQLEVIQTAYYSGFFESPRENTGEDIATTLGISPPAFYKHVRTVQRKLFETLFEEHKLSG, encoded by the coding sequence ATGACGTCGTCTTCGGCTTCCATCCTCGATACGTCGTCCGTGGTGCTTGTCGGAACGAGCGACTGGCTCGGCCAGTTCGCGACGCTGCTCGAAACGCGGACGACGGCGACCGTTCAGCGAGTCGAAACCAAGGCCGACGCGCTGGCTGCCTTCCGGAATCGAACGACGGACTGTCTCGTCACCGAGTACGCGCTCGGCGAAACGACCGGGCTCGAACTGCTCAGAGAGATTCGCACCGAGACCACCGTGTTCCCGGTGATCGTCGGCGCCGCGTCCGGGAGCGAAGCCATCGCCAGCGAGGCGATCGGTGCCGGGGTGACCGACTACGTCGCGCTGACGGACTCGTCCGAGCGGATGGCGGCGGAGCTTCTTGACCGGACGGAGCGCGCGATCCGCACCACACAGCGCTCGATCACGCGAAGCGACCGCGCCAGGCAGTTCGACGCGATTTTCAACGACTCGCAGACGGCGACCTGGGTCCTCGACCCGGACGGCTCGCTCGCCCGGGTGAACCAGACGGCGCGAGAGATGATCGACGAGGACGTCGAAGCCGTCGTCGGCGAACCGTTCTGGACGCTCCCCTGGTGGTCGCAGACCGACACGACCGAGGCGGAGGTCCACCGGATTATCGACGACGCATTCGACGGGGCGTTCGGTAACGTCGTCGTCTCGCAGTCGTCGCGTCTCGACGACCCGCGCGTCATCGATCTCTCCGTGCGTCCGGTCGAGAACGAACGCGGCGACCTCGTTTCTATCGTCGTCGAGGGTGTGGATATCACCGAACGCGTCACTCTCGAACAGGATCTCCGTCGATCCGAGGAACTCCACCGCGTGACGCTCAACAACATGACGGACACCGTCCTCATCACGGACGAGACCGGGGAGTACACGTACGTCTGCCCCAACGTCCACTTCATCTTCGGCTACACGGCCGCGGAGATCCGCGAACTGGGAACGATCGACGAACTCCTCGGTGAGGACCTCTTCGACCGGGAAGACCTCGCAGCGGAGGGCGTCCTCAAGAACATCGAGACGACCGCGACCGACAAAGCCGGGCGCGAGCACACGCTGTTGGTCAACGTCCGCGAAGTCTCGATTCAGGACGGAACGCTCCTCTTCAGCTGTCGGGAGATCACGAAACGCAAGCAGCGCGAGGAGGCGCTGGCGACGCTCCAAGAGACCGCTCGGGATTTCCTGTACGCCGAAACCCACCGCGAGATCGCTCACCACATCGTCGACGACGCCTCCGGCGTTCTCAACCTCGATGCCAGCGCGGTGTATCTCTTCGACGCCGACGCCAACGACCTCGAACCGGTCGCGTACTCCGAGACGATGCGGGAGCTGAACGGTCCGCTTCCGACCGTCCACGCCGACGGCGCGACCCTTCCGAGCTACAGCTTCGTCGAGGACGAAGCCCTCTTTTTCGACGACGTTCACGACGCGGAGCGACTCGAGAACCCGGCGACCGACCTCCGGAGCGTGACGTACATTCCGCTCGGCAACCACGGCGTGTTCGTCGCGGGATCGAGCGAAGTCGGCGTCTTCGACGACGTGACCCGAGAGTTAGCCGACCTGCTCGCGGCGACCGCCGAGGCGGCGCTCGACCGCGTCTCTCGCGAATCGCGACTCCGAGAGCAAGACCGCACGCTGCACGCTCAAAACGAGCAACTGACCGCCCTGAACCGAACCAACGAGACGATTCGGGAGATCGACCAAGCCATCGTCCAAGCGGAGACGCGCGAGGAGATCGACCACACGGTCTGTGAACTGTTGACGGCCGACGACCGGTTCCGATTCGCCTGGATCGGAACGATCGACTCGACGACGGGGACCGTCGAGCCGCGGGCCTGGGCGGGCGCCGATCAGGGATATCTGGACAGCCGTTCGTTCACCATCGCCGCCTCGGGGACCGACCCGGCCGGACGGACCGCGGCGACCGGCGAGGTGACGATGGTCTCGAACGTCGCCGCGGGCCTTCGCGAGGAAGCGTGGCGAAAGGACGCGCTGGCCCGCGATTACCTCTCCGTGCTGAGCATCCCCCTCGTGTACAACGACCTCACGCACGGACTGCTCACGGTCTACGCGCCGACCCGGGACGCCTTCGACGACACGGCGAAGGCCGTCTTAGCCGAACTCGGCGAGACCATCGCGTCGGCGCTCAGCGCGATCGAACGGAAGAACGCACTGCTCACCACGTCGATGACTCGCGTCGAGTTCGCGGTCGACGACTCGGCGTTCGTCCTCTCGCGACTCGCGAAGGACGCGGCGTGCACGCTCTCGTATCAAGGCGGCGTGCAGCAGTCCACCGAGGGCAGCTACGTGTTCGTCACGGTCGAAGACGCGTCGTTGGAAGACGTCGCCGACGCCGCATCGCAACTGGTCGCGATCGACGACGTCCAGCGGATCAGCACCGACCGCGACGGCGGGGTCCTCCGAGTGCGCCTCACGCAGCCGTTTCTCGCCTTGGAGTTGGCCGACCACGGCGCCGTGTTCCGCGAGGCGACCGCCGATCCCACCACCACGACGCTCGTCATCGATATTCCGAACAGCAGCGACGTCAGAACGATCACCCAACTCGTCCGCGAGACGTTCTCCGGCGTCGAGCTCCGATCGAAGCGGACGCTCGATCAATCGGTCGAACACGACCTGTACTCGACGTTCCTCGAGAAGCTGACCGACCGGCAGCTCGAAGTGATCCAGACGGCCTACTACAGCGGGTTCTTCGAGTCGCCGCGCGAGAACACCGGCGAGGACATCGCGACGACGCTCGGAATCTCCCCGCCCGCCTTCTACAAACACGTCCGGACCGTGCAGCGAAAACTGTTCGAGACGCTCTTCGAGGAGCACAAGCTCTCCGGCTGA
- a CDS encoding DUF6141 family protein yields MENDPLFQEVQQFRQPWAWALLGGVALFMLVLGPLAWGGLVVLGAVAVLLYSLRLQTEVRADGIYVKMWPLHRSFRRIAWADIERYESTEYSPLREFGGWGIRWAPGKLAYNVSGKQGVWIERTNGRAVLVGSQRPDEFLGAIEDATR; encoded by the coding sequence ACGACCCTCTATTTCAGGAAGTACAGCAGTTCCGCCAGCCGTGGGCCTGGGCGCTTCTCGGCGGTGTCGCGCTATTCATGCTCGTGCTGGGCCCCCTCGCGTGGGGTGGGCTCGTCGTCCTCGGCGCCGTCGCTGTCCTGCTCTACAGTCTGCGGCTCCAAACGGAAGTGAGAGCCGACGGCATCTACGTCAAAATGTGGCCGCTGCACCGGTCGTTCCGTCGAATCGCGTGGGCGGACATCGAGCGATACGAATCCACGGAGTACAGTCCACTTCGGGAGTTCGGAGGGTGGGGAATTCGCTGGGCGCCCGGAAAGCTGGCGTACAACGTCAGTGGCAAGCAGGGAGTGTGGATCGAACGGACGAACGGACGTGCAGTACTCGTCGGGTCCCAACGTCCAGATGAGTTCCTCGGAGCCATCGAAGACGCGACTCGGTAA
- the gdhB gene encoding glutamate dehydrogenase GdhB: MASQPDTTRGESDETATVSAEPESALETARRQLYHAADHLDIDPSIVERLKHPKKVHEVTVPIKRDDGTVEVFSGYRAQHDSVRGPFKGGLRYHPDVTRDECVGLGMWMTWKCAVMNIPFGGAKGGIAIDPKDLSPAEKERLTRRFAQEIRDVIGPNQDIPAPDMGTDPQTMAWLMDAYSMQEGETIPGVVTGKPPVIGGSEGREEAPGRSVAIITQLVCEHYDRPLADTTVAIQGYGSVGANAARLLDEWGATVVAVSDVNGAMYDPAGIDTAAVPSHDEEPEAVTTYADEVISNDELLTLDVDVLIPAALGNVITAENAAAIAADFVVEGANGPTTSTADSILAERDIAVIPDILANAGGVTVSYFEWLQDINRRAWSLDRVNDELEAEMQAAWDAVRSEFERRDVTWRDAAYIVALSRIAEAHEARGLWP, encoded by the coding sequence ATGGCCTCCCAACCAGATACCACCCGCGGTGAGTCGGACGAGACGGCGACGGTGTCGGCCGAACCGGAGTCGGCGCTCGAGACGGCTCGTCGACAGCTGTATCACGCCGCCGACCACCTCGATATCGACCCGAGCATCGTCGAACGGCTCAAGCATCCGAAGAAGGTCCACGAGGTGACGGTCCCGATCAAACGAGACGACGGAACGGTCGAGGTGTTCAGCGGTTACCGGGCCCAACACGACAGCGTCAGAGGTCCGTTCAAGGGCGGGCTTCGGTACCACCCCGACGTGACCAGAGACGAGTGCGTCGGACTCGGCATGTGGATGACGTGGAAGTGCGCCGTCATGAACATCCCGTTCGGGGGTGCGAAGGGTGGCATCGCCATCGACCCGAAGGATCTGAGCCCGGCGGAAAAAGAGCGGCTCACCCGGCGGTTCGCACAGGAGATTCGCGACGTCATCGGCCCCAATCAGGACATTCCGGCGCCCGACATGGGGACGGATCCCCAGACGATGGCGTGGTTGATGGACGCCTACTCGATGCAGGAGGGCGAGACGATACCGGGCGTCGTCACCGGCAAGCCCCCGGTGATCGGCGGCAGCGAAGGCCGCGAAGAAGCGCCCGGGCGGAGCGTCGCGATTATCACGCAGTTGGTGTGTGAACACTACGACCGCCCGCTCGCGGACACGACGGTCGCAATCCAAGGCTACGGAAGCGTCGGCGCGAACGCGGCCCGTCTCCTCGACGAGTGGGGCGCGACCGTCGTCGCCGTCAGCGACGTGAACGGCGCCATGTACGACCCGGCGGGCATCGACACGGCTGCGGTCCCGTCGCACGACGAAGAACCGGAGGCGGTCACGACGTACGCGGACGAGGTCATCTCGAACGACGAACTGCTCACACTCGACGTCGACGTCCTCATCCCCGCGGCACTCGGGAACGTGATCACCGCCGAGAACGCGGCGGCGATCGCCGCGGATTTCGTCGTCGAAGGCGCGAACGGCCCGACGACCTCGACCGCCGATTCGATTCTCGCGGAGAGGGATATCGCCGTGATTCCCGATATCCTCGCGAACGCCGGCGGCGTCACGGTGAGTTACTTCGAGTGGCTGCAGGACATCAATCGACGGGCGTGGTCGCTCGACCGGGTGAACGACGAACTCGAAGCGGAGATGCAGGCCGCCTGGGACGCGGTTCGATCGGAGTTCGAGCGGCGCGACGTCACCTGGCGTGACGCGGCCTACATCGTGGCGCTGTCCCGCATCGCCGAGGCGCACGAGGCGCGCGGGCTCTGGCCGTGA
- a CDS encoding YihY/virulence factor BrkB family protein — protein MQLQSLGSGAKATKEIFSEKNVTFLAGSIAYSAFVSLVPLVMFFLLAVSLFGVPDLQERIITLATDNVSPSVGGVIEVMISQQSSAGTGSAVGASIIGVLTLVWGAIKVFRGLDTAFSEIYETTTRESFVGQIKKSVLVLLTLTLGVVAMVGATSVVAFFSFVPFIELAVPLLLVVGLIAAFFPMYYLFPDIDVEPRAVLPGTIVGAVGWAVLQVLFQLYVSVSGGGGNLIASILLLVTWLYFSGVVLLLGAVVNAVAIGRADEIIGTESGSSTMDTEMDRDETAAYLRQLREDLTGRFEGLRSTRTDSAPKRDPPRETVSVTEAVREDAEARTHEVRLRWQSHGDGDSEGGD, from the coding sequence ATGCAGCTTCAATCGCTGGGTTCCGGTGCGAAAGCGACGAAGGAGATCTTCAGCGAGAAGAACGTCACCTTCCTCGCGGGGAGCATCGCCTACAGCGCGTTCGTCTCGCTTGTTCCGCTGGTGATGTTCTTCCTGCTGGCGGTTTCTCTCTTCGGGGTTCCCGACCTACAGGAGCGAATTATCACGCTCGCCACGGACAACGTCTCTCCGTCGGTCGGCGGCGTCATCGAGGTGATGATCAGCCAACAGAGCAGCGCCGGGACCGGGTCGGCGGTCGGTGCGTCGATCATCGGAGTGCTCACGCTCGTTTGGGGGGCGATCAAGGTGTTCCGCGGACTCGACACCGCCTTCTCGGAGATCTACGAGACGACGACTCGGGAATCGTTCGTGGGCCAGATCAAAAAGAGCGTCCTCGTGCTTCTCACCCTGACGCTGGGCGTCGTCGCGATGGTCGGCGCCACCAGCGTCGTCGCGTTCTTCTCGTTCGTCCCGTTCATCGAACTCGCGGTACCGCTGCTGCTCGTCGTCGGTCTCATCGCGGCGTTCTTTCCGATGTACTACTTGTTCCCCGATATCGACGTCGAACCGCGAGCGGTCCTTCCGGGAACGATCGTCGGAGCGGTGGGATGGGCCGTTCTGCAGGTGCTGTTTCAGTTGTACGTCTCCGTGAGCGGCGGCGGTGGAAACCTCATCGCGAGCATTCTGCTGTTGGTCACGTGGCTGTACTTCAGCGGCGTCGTCCTGTTGTTGGGTGCGGTCGTCAACGCGGTCGCTATCGGCCGCGCCGACGAGATTATCGGGACCGAGAGCGGGTCCTCGACGATGGATACCGAGATGGACCGCGACGAGACCGCGGCGTATCTCCGCCAGCTCCGAGAGGACCTCACCGGTCGGTTCGAAGGGTTGCGGTCCACGAGAACCGACTCCGCTCCGAAACGCGACCCCCCTCGCGAGACGGTCTCCGTTACCGAAGCCGTTCGAGAAGACGCGGAAGCGAGAACGCACGAAGTGCGGTTACGCTGGCAGTCCCACGGCGACGGCGACAGCGAGGGTGGAGACTGA
- a CDS encoding rubrerythrin-like domain-containing protein: MKDVESEPGAETPYECFECGNIVIEEHSPGQCPDCGGQMRNRRIPLE; the protein is encoded by the coding sequence ATGAAAGATGTCGAATCCGAACCCGGTGCGGAAACCCCGTACGAGTGCTTCGAGTGCGGTAACATCGTTATCGAAGAGCACAGCCCCGGCCAGTGCCCCGACTGCGGGGGGCAGATGCGGAATCGCCGAATACCGCTCGAGTAA